A single region of the Podospora pseudopauciseta strain CBS 411.78 chromosome 1, whole genome shotgun sequence genome encodes:
- a CDS encoding hypothetical protein (BUSCO:EOG09265I60; EggNog:ENOG503Q39G; COG:W), producing the protein MSSSLYTFSDSTKQHLRKFRLSTSRSNDPQAVIYFIDKQTKEIRQDEDGTVYKSLDEIADDLPDHSPRFILLSYPLTLPSGRLSVPYVMIYYMPTTCNSELRMLYAGAKELMRNTSEVTKILDLETPEELEEIPEKLGA; encoded by the exons ATG TCTTCCTCACTCTACACCTTCTCCGACTCAACAAAACAGCATCTCCGCAAATTCCGCCTCAGCACCTCACGCTCCAATGACCCTCAGGCCGTGATAT ACTTCATCGACAAACAAACCAAGGAGATTCgccaagatgaagatggcaCAGTCTACAAATCCCTCGATGAAATCGCCGATGACCTCCCTGACCACTCTCCCCGATTCATCCTCCTGAGCTACCCTCTAACTCTT CCATCCGGGAGATTATCCGTACCATACGTCATGATTTACTACATGCCCACCACATGCAACAGCGAGCTGAGGATGCTGTACGCCGGTGCCAAGGAGCTCATGCGAAACACGAGCGAAGTCACCAAGATCTTGGATCTAGAGACCCcagaggagctggaggagatcCCGGAAAAACTCGGTGCCTAA
- a CDS encoding hypothetical protein (BUSCO:EOG09261ONU; COG:S; EggNog:ENOG503P4CG), protein MAQSFDVPLQSRIVDDKSPICIPFILSRIETYQKQHPYTSRPFIIGLNGVQGVGKTTLVRALAETLQSREGLPTLVVSIDDFYLTHADQLALAAANPDNQLVQYRGEPGTHDIPLLTSFLSSLTSPFPPEGIHIPSYDKSLFSGLGDRAPPSTWTHITSPPKIVILEGWLVGFRPLSPVALEAKYCSPTSKTLHRHLPAHLMFINSCLEKYQQIWDQFDAFVHVDAEDLGWVYEWRIQQEQGLRREKGVEGGMTDEQVRKFVDCYFPAYELYIDGIRNGVLGERKKACQLRLVVGRDRAVKESVVI, encoded by the exons ATGGCACAATCTTTTGACGTTCCGCTGCAGTCGCGAATCGTGGACGATAAATCGCCCATCTGCATCCCATTCATCCTGTCACGAATCGAGACCTACCAAAAACAGCATCCATACACCTCCCGGCCATTCATCATCGGCCTGAACGGGGTCCAAGGGGTGGGCAAAACGACGCTGGTGCGGGCCCTGGCCGAGACCCTGCAGAGCCGGGAGGGGCTCCCGACGCTTGTCGTGAGCATCGACGATTTCTACCTGACGCATGCCGACCAGCTAGCCCTGGCGGCGGCCAACCCGGACAACCAGCTGGTGCAGTATCGTGGGGAACCCG GAACCCATGATATTCCCCTGTtgacctccttcctctcctcactCACATCACCCTTCCCTCCCGAGGGCATCCACATCCCCAGCTATGACAAGTCTCTATTCTCCGGCCTAGGCGACCGCGCACCTCCTTCAACCTGGACTCATatcacctccccacccaagATTGTGATTCTTGAGGGCTGGCTCGTTGGATTCCGTCCGCTGTCGCCTGTTGCTCTTGAAGCCAAGTATTGTTCCCCGACCAGCAAGACGCTTCACCGGCACTTGCCGGCTCATTTGATGTTTATCAACTCCTGCTTGGAGAAGTATCAACAGATATGGGACCAGTTTGACGCCTTTGTGCATGTTGATGCCGAGGATCTAGGCTGGGTGTATGAGTGGAGGATCCAGCAGGAGCAAGGCCTGCGGCGAGAGAAGGGGGTCGAAGGTGGCATGACGGATGAGCAGGTAAGGAAGTTTGTGGATTGCTACTTCCCAGCTTATGAGTTGTACATCGACGGGATCAGGAACGGGGTGCTTGGCGAGAGAAAAAAGGCGTGCCAgctgaggttggtggtggggagagaCAGAGCGGTCAAGGAATCTGTGGTGATTTGA
- the NBP35 gene encoding cytosolic Fe-S cluster assembly factor nbp35 (COG:D; EggNog:ENOG503NUNR) — MAPSLEAPDDEVRDVLANPLKKKPDLVAPEPEHCPGPESEQAGTADSCAGCPNQQICASAPKGPDPDLPLITARLADVKHKILVLSGKGGVGKSTLTVQLAHAFATNPDTTVGVMDTDICGPSIPKMLGVETETIHTSNAGWEPVWAMDNLAVMSIQFLLPNRDDAIIWRGPKKNGLIKQFLKDVQWGELDFLLVDTPPGTSDEHLSVNTFLKESKIEGAVVVTTPQEVALLDVRKEIDFCRKAGIRILGIVENMSLFVCPGCKHESKIFLDHTGGGRGLAEELGIPFLGSVPLDPRIGIACDYGESFFDSFPDSSACKALKGVVKGLVEQIGLDPEVLLPEGDGSS; from the coding sequence ATGGCGCCATCCTTGGAAGCGCCCGACGACGAGGTCAGGGATGTTCTAGCCAACCCTCTCAAAAAGAAGCCAGACCTTGTCGCGCCAGAACCAGAACACTGCCCGGGACCCGAGTCCGAGCAAGCGGGCACTGCAGACTCGTGCGCCGGCTGCCCCAACCAGCAAATATGCGCCTCCGCTCCGAAAGGTCCCGATCCAGACCTCCCCCTGATCACAGCCCGTCTGGCAGATGTGAAGCACAAGATATTGGTGTTGAGCGGCAAGGGAGGAGTAGGGAAATCGACGCTCACGGTACAACTCGCGCATGCGTTCGCGACAAACCCCGATACAACAGTGGGCGTGATGGATACGGATATTTGCGGGCCAAGTATACCAAAGATGTTGGGGGTGGAAACGGAGACGATCCACACCAGCAATGCCGGTTGGGAGCCAGTATGGGCGATGGACAACTTGGCCGTCATGTCTATTCAGTTCCTGCTGCCAAACCGGGATGATGCGATTATCTGGCGAGGGCCGAAAAAGAACGGCCTGATCAAGCAATTCTTAAAAGATGTCCAGTGGGGAGAGTTGGACTTTCTCTTGGTCGATACCCCTCCGGGGACAAGTGACGAGCATCTCAGTGTCAACACATTCTTAAAGGAAAGCAAGATCGAAGGAGCAGTAGTGGTGACCACGCCGCAGGAGGTGGCTTTGTTGGATGTGAGAAAGGAGATTGATTTTTGCAGAAAGGCCGGGATCAGGATATTGGGAATTGTGGAAAATATGAGCTTGTTTGTGTGCCCAGGCTGCAAGCATGAGAGCAAAATCTTTCTCGACCACAccggaggaggccgaggactGGCAGAAGAGTTGGGCATTCCATTCTTGGGGAGCGTACCCCTAGACCCAAGGATAGGGATCGCCTGCGACTATGGGGAGAGCTTCTTCGACTCGTTCCCCGACAGCTCGGCCTGCAAGGCGCTGAAGGGGGTGGTCAAGGGGCTGGTAGAACAAATTGGGCTAGATCCTGAGGTGCTGTTGCCGGAAGGGGATGGCAGTAGCTAA
- a CDS encoding hypothetical protein (EggNog:ENOG503PHT1), which yields MAVAKPTNARVSQATDILLSRTKPTLGRYRAYVHARNRFFSAFHPKGRFVRIPTPSDNLLCGLYAIVISFQHQHPGLTPAPTLEHLLSVCRGCGFDNEGNLSGDQLSLVFSAWGDKTVFDDGGEPNRRRCQLGYLSRYNGPGWEDEAERGEDVPVMMGTREVDTEEEKGDILRLWVWNDGGWAGGGMGHWEGIRRVGEEGDDV from the coding sequence ATGGCCGTCGCAAAGCCAACAAACGCCCGGGTCTCCCAGGCAAccgacatcctcctctcccggaCCAAACCCACACTCGGACGCTACCGCGCCTACGTCCATGCGCGCAACCGTttcttctccgcctttcACCCCAAAGGCCGGTTCGTGAGGATCCCCACTCCCTCGGACAACCTCCTCTGCGGGCTGTACGCCATTGTCATTTCGtttcagcaccagcacccgGGTCTGACACCGGCCCCTACCTTGGAGCACTTGCTGTCTGTCTGTCGGGGTTGCGGTTTTGACAACGAGGGGAATCTCTCCGGGGATCAGCTCTCGCTTGTTTTTTCTGCCTGGGGGGACAAGACAGTTTTTGATGACGGTGGGGAGCCGAACAGGAGGAGGTGTCAGCTGGGGTATTTGAGTCGGTACAATGGGCCTGGGTGGGAGGACGAAGCAGAAAGGGGAGAGGATGTTCCAGTCATGATGGGGACTAGGGAGGTGGATAcggaagaggaaaagggggataTTCTGAGGCTGTGGGTTTGGAATGATGGCGGCTGGGCtggaggtgggatggggCATTGGGAGGGGATCAGGAGGGtaggtgaggaaggggatgaTGTGTAG
- a CDS encoding hypothetical protein (COG:S; EggNog:ENOG503P75Y) produces MKKPHGCAPFPSRTWLPFFSFNPTAAESSNCRREPNASTCVFMRMRMMPTAKKKLGAIGLFGRTGGDSSPRVGAVGLPATSAPASALSGKNHPLSNGHATNNAQQQQQPLPQLQPPHEILATGRQLDKHDTPGTATADSRSIPVFKGLSGRYSSVAPSTHHHGQPPPTSMSRSLPAQHFHPMQRTRTTASDTAACEPPRGQNAWEDSTVASMFNDTESRAASDRTHTRQASNARPFSSTDAAGGFPPPVGTYQRQHQALPPPPAPAQTSRRELQHHQPHQHQQQHGSANENLPFVIADNGMLTVVAAPHHQSAVPVTSSTAANIPPGSDKTDDAYHDDRSIYETPTKNSALRRTRLPYRDTRGLKNATYSPSGSQYSPRRAGSVSMSPERAVEAGEHLEQVRLEERRKRDRERQRERERELERQREREVEQERELQHKRSTIFENLTPLEFDDDHNFNDTRAGVLATTSGVDPEELTEALQNTPRVATRKLPPPVLPLPLAVKKDLVATAAIAAPLGRTSSSNRRIVKEPLKPATKSLKRRQSLDYNDAELHRMSYSDLRNEAFDFDPQAAAVIEQQTAMKQQQPPPHPGGSIEQRMEYYKNQGSIDQHQFFARISVDEWDEAGDWFLEQLGAVVQKFRKARRDKRQLITQFEDEISAREEAVRGKVEGIGRTLEDLKHEGQTMMQGKDADLEF; encoded by the exons ATGAAGAAACCCCACGGCTGtgcccctttcccctcacGCACATGGCTGCCGTTCTTTTCTTTCAACCCAACTGCTGCCGAATCATCGAATTGCAGGCGTGAGCCCAACG cGTCAACCTGCGTCTTCATGCGAATGAGGATGATGCCTACAGCAAAAAAGAAGCTCGGGGCAATCGGTCTTTTTGGGAGAACGGGGGGAGATAGTAGTCCTAGGGTAGGAGCTGTGGGCCTGCCAGCAACATCCGCACCTGCCAGTGCTTTGTCTGGGAAAAACCATCCGCTGAGCAACGGCCACGCTACGAACAAtgcacagcaacaacaacaaccacttcCACAGTTGCAACCCCCCCATGAAATCCTCGCGACAGGTCGGCAACTGGACAAACACGACACGCCTGGAACTGCAACGGCAGATTCCCGCTCAATACCGGTGTTCAAGGGTTTGAGTGGTCGTTACTCCTCCGTCGCGccctccacccaccaccacggccagcCGCCACCGACATCAATGAGTAGGAGCCTCCCTGCACAACACTTTCATCCGATGCAGCGGACCCGGACTACGGCCTCGGACACGGCCGCTTGTGAGCCCCCACGTGGACAGAACGCCTGGGAAGACTCGACTGTAGCCTCCATGTTCAACGACACCGAGAGCAGGGCTGCTTCTGATAGAACTCACACGCGTCAGGCCAGCAATGCTCGCCCGTTCAGCAGCACTGACGCTGCCGGCGGATTCCCACCTCCTGTGGGTACATATCAacgccaacaccaagcactcccaccaccaccggcacctgCCCAGACCAGCCGGAGGGAActtcagcatcaccaaccccatcagcatcaacagcaacatgggTCCGCCAATGAGAACCTGCCATTTGTTATTGCCGACAATGGCATGCTTACGGTAGTTGCTgcaccccatcaccaaagcGCCGTTCCTGTAACCAGCAGTACAGCGGCCAATATCCCGCCTGGCAGTGACAAGACTGATGATGCATATCACGATGACCGGTCCATCTATGAGACCCCCACTAAGAACAGTGCACTGAGACGCACCCGTCTCCCTTACCGCGACACCCGTGGTCTCAAGAACGCTACCTACTCGCCCAGTGGAAGTCAGTACTCTCCCAGGCGTGCTGGGAGCGTTTCCATGTCTCCAGAGAGAGCAGTTGAGGCGGGTGAGCATCTCGAGCAGGTCCGTCTCGAGGAGAGAAGGAAACGAGATCGTGAAAGGCAACGTGAGCGCGAGCGCGAGCTAGAGCGccagagagaaagagaggttGAACAGGAGCGTGAGCTGCAGCATAAGCGATCAACCATCTTTGAGAACCTGACGCCTCTCGAGTTTGACGACGACCACAATTTCAACGACACCCGTGCCGGGGTTCTCGCTACCACCAGCGGCGTTGACCCGGAGGAGCTAACGGAGGCCCTCCAAAACACGCCGCGTGTCGCCACTCGGAAACTGCCTCCTCCtgtcctccctcttcctcttgcaGTCAAGAAAGACCTGGTAGCTACCGCCGCGATTGCTGCTCCGCTAGGTCGCACCAGCAGCTCCAACCGTCGCATTGTCAAAGAGCCCCTGAAGCCGGCAACGAAATCTCTCAAGCGCCGACAGAGCCTGGATTACAACGACGCTGAGCTACACAGGATGAGCTATTCTGATTTGCGAAACGAGGCCTTCGATTTTGACCCGCAGGCGGCAGCTGTCATTGAACAGCAAACAGCCAtgaagcagcaacagcctccGCCGCATCCTGGTGGCAGCATAGAGCAGAGAATGGAGTACTACAAGAACCAGGGAAGCATAGACCAGCACCAATTTTTCGCGCGCATCTCTGTTGATGAGTGGGACGAGGCAGGCGACTGGTTTCTGGAGCAACTCGGCGCAGTGGTGCAGAAGTTtaggaaggcgaggagggataAGAGGCAGCTTATCACCCAGTTCGAGGATGAGATATCTGCCAGAGAGGAGGCGGTTCGCGGGAAGGTTGAGGGAATTGGGCGGACCCTGGAGGACTTGAAACACGAGGGTCAGACCATGATGCAGGGTAAAGATGCCGACCTGGAGTTTTAA
- a CDS encoding hypothetical protein (COG:E; COG:H; EggNog:ENOG503NXB1) encodes MFSRLNQVARHLLRPMPHYGHTSAAASSVSKRSLSNYRYSSLDASERQKKNIVTGACLIIGNEILNGKTKEANSHYLAKWCFSLGISLLRIDIIPDVEDDIIEAVRRLSHNYDIVVTSGGIGPTHDDITYESIAKAFHLPLVLHGEAYSLMKKKTAEHRDPVRAAFNFDVPSKELDGKKKMVLLPHDSSRPVEDQAILACRDKYWVPVSVVNGNVYILPGIPELFKHLLDGLTRHIKPRVQSNGKIRVTIKTLQPESQMADYLTGLAKRMAPKDIDVGSYPKFQVENTVVLVGEDRAELETVIPEILENLEGTLVSIEMPENPDEGETEVKAPGGEES; translated from the exons ATGTTCTCCCGTCTCAATCAAGTTGCAAGGCATCTTTTACGTCCAATGCCACACTACGGTCATacatctgctgctgcctcgTCGGTATCGAAACGCAGTCTGTCCAACTACCGATATAGCAGTCTCGATGCTTCAGAACGCCAAAAGAAGAATATCGTCACAGGGGCATGTCTGATAATAGGGAATGAAATTTTGAATGGGAAG ACCAAGGAG GCCAACTCACATTACCTTGCAAAATGGTGTTTCTCCCTAGGCATT AGCCTCCTGAGAATAGACATCATTCCTGACGTGGAGGACGATATTATTGAAGCGGTGAGACGACTGAGCCATAACTATGATATTGTCGTCACCTCGGGCGGTATCGGCCCGACACACGATGACATAACCTACGAGTCCATCGCCAAGGCCTTTCACCTGCCCCTCGTGCTTCACGGAGAAGCTTACTCTCTcatgaagaaaaagacggCCGAGCACAGGGATCCGGTACGGGCTGCCTTCAACTTTGACGTTCCGTCCAAAGAGCTTgatggaaaaaagaaaatggtCTTGCTGCCTCATGACTCTAGTCGTCCAGTGGAGGATCAGGCGATTCTCGCCTGCCGAGACAAGTATTGGGTTCCTGTCTCAGTTGTCAATGGAAATGTATACATCCTGCCAGGCATACCTGAACTCT TTAAGCACCTTTTGGACGGCCTTACACGGCATATCAAGCCTCGAGTGCAGAGCAATGGCAAGATCCGCGTGACCATCAAGACCCTCCAACCGGAGAGCCAAATGGCGGATTACCTGACTGGCCTTGCAAAGAGGATGGCGCCAAAGGATATAGATGTTGGAAGTTACCCCAAGTTTCAGGTTGAGAATACGGTTGTGCTTGTTGGCGA GGACCGAGCCGAGCTTGAGACAGTTATTCCCGAGATATTGGAGAATCTGGAAGGGACTCTGGTGAGCATCGAAATGCCCGAGAACCCCGATGAAGGAGAGACGGAGGTTAAGGCTCCAGGTGGCGAAGAAAGCTGA
- the FOX2 gene encoding bifunctional hydroxyacyl-CoA dehydrogenase/enoyl-CoA hydratase fox2 (EggNog:ENOG503NV6Q; COG:Q): MAEQLRYDGQVVVVTGAGGGLGKAYATFFASRGASVVVNDLGGSFKGEGNDSKAADVVVNEIKAAGGKAVANYNSVEDGDKIIETAIKAFGRIDILINNAGILRDVSFKNMKDVDWDLIMKVHVKGSYKCARAAWPHFRKQKFGRVINTASAAGLFGNFGQANYSAAKLAMVGFTETLAKEGAKYNIISNVIAPIAASRMTETIMPPDVLALMKPEWVVPLVAVLVHKNNTSESGSIFEVGGGHIAKLRWERSSGLLLKCDDTYTPGAILKKWNKVTDFSNPQYPSGPNDFLTLLEESQKLGPNEQGEKIDFTGRVALVTGGGAGIGRAYCLAFARAGASVVVNDLVNPDDVVNEIKAMGGKAVGAKYSAEDGDAVVKVAIDTFGRIDIVINNAGILRDKAFTNMDDNLWDPVMNVHARGTYKVTKAAWPYFLKQKYGRVVNTTSTSGIYGNFGQANYAAAKCAILGFSRALALEGAKYNIFVNTIAPNAGTAMTKTILPEELVQAFKPDYIAPLVLALSSDKVPNPTGGLYEVGSGWVGQTRWQRTAGHGFPVDVPLTPEEVVKNWNDIITFDNRADHPAKTQDSLEKIMANMENKSGSGKGAGGDNKYLQAQQEALKTESKGTEFNYTERDIMLYNLGIGAKRTDLRYVFEGAEDFQAIPTFGVIPPFDTEFPYSFDDLVPNFNPMMLLHGEQYLEVKKYPVPTAGKLISKGKLIEVVDKGNAAIVRQGITTTNAETGEEVFYNEMTVFLRGCGGFGGQKKPADRGAATAANKPPARAPDVVVEEKTTEEQAAIYRLSGDYNPLHIDPGFAKMGGFKVPILHGLCFFGIAGKAVYEKFGKFKNVKVRFAGTVNPGQTLVTEMWKEGNKVIFQTKVKETGKLAIGGAAAELL; this comes from the exons ATGGCGGAACAATTGAGATACGACGGCCAAGTCGTTGTCGTCACCGGCGCTGGCGGCGGTCTCGGCAAGGCTTATGCCACTTTCTTTGCGTCTCGCGGCGCCAGTGTCGTTGTCAACGACCTCGGCGGCTCTTTCAAGGGCGAGGGTAACGACTCCAAG GCTGCCGATGTTGTCGTCAACGAGATCAAGGCCGCCGGTGGCAAGGCCGTTGCCAACTACAACAGCGTCGAGGATGGTGACAAGATCATCGAGACTGCTATCAAGGCTTTCGGCCGCATCGatatcctcatcaacaacgccggTATCCTCCGCGATGTCAGCTTCAAGAACATGAAGGATGTGGACTGGGATCTCATCATGAAGGTCCACGTCAAGGGCAGCTACAAGTGCGCTCGTGCCGCCTGGCCTCACTTCCGCAAGCAAAAGTTCGGTCGCGTCATCAACACcgcttctgctgctggtcTGTTCGGCAACTTCGGCCAGGCCAACTACTCCGCCGCCAAGCTCGCCATGGTTGGCTTCACGGAGACTCTCGCCAAGGAGGGTGCCAAGTACAACATTATCTCCAATGTCATTGCTCCCATTGCTGCCAGCCGCATGACCGAGACCATCATGCCCCCAGATGTTCTCGCGCTCATGAAGCCTGAGTGGGTTGTGCCCCTCGTTGCCGTTTTGGTTCACAAGAACAACACTAGCGAGAGCGGTTCCATCTTcgaggtcggtggtggtcaCATCGCCAAGCTCAGATGGGAGAGGTCCAGCGGCCTGCTCCTCAAGTGCGACGACACCTACACCCCTGGTGCCATTCTCAAAAAGTGGAACAAGGTCACCGACTTCTCCAACCCACAATACCCCAGCGGACCCAACGACTTCCTCACCCTTTTGGAGGAGTCTCAGAAGCTCGGCCCCAACGAGCAAGGTGAGAAGATCGACTTCACTGGCCGTGTTGCTCTCGTCACGGGTGGCGGTGCTGGTATCGGCCGTGCTTACTGCTTGGCTTTTGCCCGTGCTGGCGCTTCCGTTGTTGTTAACGATCTCGTTAACCCCGACGATGTTGTCAATGAGATCAAGGCCATGGGTGGAAAGGCTGTCGGTGCCAAGTACTCCGCCGAGGACGGTGATGCTGTTGTCAAGGTTGCCATTGATACCTTTGGCCGTATCGATATCGTAATCAACAACGCCGGTATCCTTCGCGACAAGGCTTTCACCAACATGGACGACAACCTCTGGGACCCAGTCATGAACGTCCATGCCCGCGGTACCTACAAGGTCACCAAGGCTGCCTGGCCCTACTTCCTCAAGCAGAAGTACGGCCGTGttgtcaacaccacctccaccagtGGTATCTATGGCAACTTCGGCCAGGCCAACTATGCTGCTGCC AAATGCGCCATTCTCGGCTTCTCTCGCGCTCTTGCGCTCGAGGGTGCGAAGTACAACATCTTCGTCAATACTATCGCCCCCAACGCTGGTACTGCCATGACCAAGACCATCCTTCCCGAGGAGCTTGTCCAGGCCTTCAAGCCCGACTACATTGCTCCTCTCGTCCTCGCTCTCTCCAGCGACAAGGTTCCCAACCCCACCGGTGGCCTCTACGAGGTTGGCAGCGGTTGGGTCGGCCAGACCAGGTGGCAGCGCACTGCTGGTCACGGCTTCCCCGTCGACGTTCCCCTGACTCctgaggaggttgtcaagaactggaacgacatcatcacctttGACAACCGCGCCGACCATCCCGCGAAGACCCAGGACAGTCTCGAGAAGATCATGGCGAATATGGAGAACAAGTCCGGCTCGGGAAAG GGCGCCGGCGGCGATAACAAGTACCTCCAAGCCCAGCAAGAAGCCCTCAAGACTGAGAGCAAGGGAACTGAGTTCAACTACACCGAGCGCGACATCATGCTTTACAACCTTGGTATCGGTGCCAAGCGCACCGATCTCCGCTACGTATTTGAGGGTGCTGAGGACTTCCAGGCCATCCCCACCTTCGGCGTCATTCCCCCATTCGATACCGAGTTCCCCTACTCGTTTGACGACCTCGTTCCCAACTTCAACCCCATGATGCTCCTCCACGGCGAGCAGTACCTCGAGGTCAAGAAGTACCCAGTCCCCACCGCCGGCAAGCTCATCTCCAAGGGTAAGCTCATCGAGGTTGTTGACAAGGGCAACGCCGCTATTGTCAGGCAAggaatcaccaccaccaacgctGAGACTGGCGAGGAGGTCTTTTACAACGAGATGACCGTCTTCCTCAGAGGGTGCGGTGGTTTCGGTGGGCAGAAGAAGCCTGCTGACCGTGGCGCCGCTACTGCTGCCAACAAGCCCCCCGCTCGCGCCCCGGATGTCGTTGTCGAGGAGAAGACCACTGAGGAGCAGGCCGCCATCTACCGGTTGTCCGGTGActacaaccccctccacatcGACCCCGGCTTCGCCAAGATGGGTGGCTTCAAGGTGCCCATCCTCCACGGCCTGTGTTTCTTTGGTATTGCTGGCAAGGCCGTCTACGAGAAGTTTGGCAAGTTCAAGAACGTCAAGGTCAGATTTGCGGGCACAGTAAACCCCGGTCAGACCCTCGTCACCGAGATGTGGAAGGAAGGAAACAAGGTCATCTTCCAGaccaaggtcaaggagacTGGCAAGCTGGCTATTGGCGGTGCCGCGGCGGAGTTGCTTTAA
- the ras1 gene encoding RAS1 protein (COG:S; EggNog:ENOG503NUEZ), whose translation MASKFTREYKLVVVGGGGVGKSCLTIQLIQSHFVDEYDPTIEDSYRKQCIVDDEVALLDVLDTAGQEEYSAMREQYMRTGEGFLLVYSITSRESFEEIRTFQQQILRVKDKDIFPMVVVGNKVDLASERKVPQEEGEALAREFRCKFLETSAKTNTNVEQAFYEVVRAIRRYNREMQGGTASGSGLSHNSQGMGKIDVGEDDAQAGCCAKCILM comes from the exons ATGGCTTCCAAG TTTACTCGAGAGTACAAGCTCGTTGtggtcggcggcggcggtgtcgGCAAGTCCTGCCTCACAATCCAGCTTATCCAATCGCACTTCGTCGACGAATATGATCCAACTATTGAGG ATTCGTATCGCAAGCAGTGCAtcgttgatgatgaagtCGCGCTGCTCGATGTCCTTGATACCGCTGGCCAGGAGGAGTACTCTGCGATGAGAGAGCAGTACATGCGTACCGGCGAAGGGTTCCTGCTCGTGTATTCCATCACATCCCGCGAAAGCTTCGAAGAGATAAGAACCTTCCAGCAGCAGATCCTTCGTGTAAAGGACAAGGACATCTTTCCCATGGTTGTGGTAGGAAACAAGGTCGATTTGGCTAGTGAGCGCAAGGTGCCGCAAGAGG AGGGCGAGGCTCTTGCTCGCGAGTTCCGTTGCAAGTTCCTCGAGACTTCAGCAAAGACCAACACAAACGTCGAGCAAGCTTTCTACGAGGTTGTTCGCGCCATCAGACGGTACAACCGTGAGATGCAAGGAGGCACAGCTTCGGGCAGCGGCCTCTCCCACAACAGTCAAGGCATGGGCAAGATTGATGTCGGTGAGGATGACGCCCAGGCGGGCTGCTGCGCCAAGTGCATCCTCATGTGA